The following proteins are encoded in a genomic region of Methylibium petroleiphilum PM1:
- a CDS encoding CinA family protein gives MSTRLLDLADLEPLVLQLAAALRARHWRVATAESCTGGLVAAACTAVAGSSDWFERGFVTYSNEAKVQSLGVAATLIERHGAVSREVALAMAEGVLRQAPADLALSVTGIAGPGGAVPGKPVGTVWLGLTVRGQAPRAELLQLSGDRAGIRAQTVLRALQRLLEAARP, from the coding sequence ATGAGCACGCGCCTGCTCGATCTCGCCGACCTGGAGCCGCTGGTGCTGCAGCTGGCTGCCGCACTGCGGGCGCGGCACTGGCGCGTGGCCACGGCCGAGAGCTGTACCGGCGGGCTGGTGGCCGCTGCGTGCACGGCCGTGGCCGGCTCCAGCGATTGGTTCGAAAGGGGCTTCGTCACCTACAGCAACGAGGCCAAGGTTCAGTCGCTCGGTGTGGCGGCCACGCTGATCGAGCGACACGGCGCGGTGAGCCGCGAGGTCGCGCTGGCGATGGCCGAGGGGGTGCTTCGGCAGGCGCCGGCCGACCTGGCGCTGAGCGTGACCGGCATCGCCGGCCCCGGCGGCGCGGTGCCGGGCAAGCCGGTCGGCACGGTCTGGCTCGGTCTGACGGTGCGCGGCCAGGCGCCGCGGGCCGAGTTGCTGCAGCTGTCGGGCGATCGCGCCGGCATCCGCGCGCAGACCGTGCTGCGGGCGCTGCAGCGCCTGCTGGAGGCCGCGCGGCCGTGA
- a CDS encoding 2-hydroxyacid dehydrogenase, which translates to MSLLLACDVGADEAETWRAALSAALSGEHLLTSSQGAADDIEVAIVANPRPGTLAGLPRLRLIQSLWAGVDRLLADPTLPAGVPIVRMVDPAMSAAMAETALWAVLALHRGFFRYARLQGEGRWAPHGQRRADELVVAVLGLGQMGRGTSLRLAAQGYRVRGWSTRPTAIEGIETHAGEAALDTLLAQADIVLNLLPLTPATRGLFDAARLARMKPGAGLVNLARGEHVVEADLLAALDAGRLRHAVLDVFQTEPLPAGHAFWSHPRVTVLPHAAAQTDPRSAAGVVAANLQAWRAGRPLANLVDRQRGY; encoded by the coding sequence GTGAGCCTGCTGCTGGCCTGCGATGTCGGTGCCGACGAAGCCGAGACCTGGCGCGCGGCGCTGTCCGCCGCGCTGTCCGGCGAACACCTGCTGACATCGAGCCAGGGCGCTGCCGACGACATCGAGGTCGCGATCGTCGCGAACCCGCGTCCCGGCACGCTGGCCGGGCTGCCGCGGCTGCGCCTGATCCAGTCGCTGTGGGCCGGCGTCGACCGCCTGCTGGCCGACCCGACGCTGCCGGCAGGCGTGCCGATCGTGCGCATGGTCGATCCGGCGATGAGCGCGGCGATGGCCGAGACGGCGCTGTGGGCGGTGCTGGCGCTGCACCGCGGCTTCTTCCGCTACGCCCGACTGCAAGGTGAGGGACGCTGGGCGCCGCACGGTCAACGCCGCGCCGACGAACTGGTGGTGGCGGTGCTGGGGCTCGGGCAGATGGGCCGCGGCACCTCGCTGCGGCTGGCGGCGCAGGGCTACCGGGTGCGGGGTTGGAGCACGCGGCCGACCGCCATCGAGGGCATCGAGACGCATGCCGGCGAGGCCGCGCTCGACACGCTGTTGGCGCAGGCCGACATCGTGCTCAATCTGCTGCCGCTGACGCCCGCCACGCGCGGGCTGTTCGATGCCGCTCGCCTCGCGCGCATGAAGCCCGGCGCCGGCCTCGTGAACCTGGCGCGCGGCGAGCACGTGGTCGAGGCGGACCTGCTGGCCGCACTGGATGCTGGGCGGCTGCGCCATGCGGTGCTCGACGTGTTCCAGACGGAACCGCTGCCGGCCGGGCATGCGTTCTGGTCCCACCCCCGCGTCACCGTGCTGCCTCATGCGGCCGCGCAGACCGATCCGCGCAGCGCGGCCGGCGTGGTGGCGGCCAACCTGCAGGCCTGGCGGGCCGGCCGCCCGTTGGCGAATCTGGTGGATCGCCAGCGCGGCTATTAG
- a CDS encoding EAL domain-containing protein, giving the protein MPLPAFMTPKRLQFRIVALFLGLLLVVQLASLLLIGNSISVNARSAVNAELRTAERVFEHLLAQNAGRLTDAARLLASDFGFRAAVASNDGETLASALANQGDRIGASLAVFTDARFNLKAATHDGAERFLPTLRQLATAPDATQRLVLLDGEPYQLVAVPVKAPLTIGWVAMGFRIEASLLQEMQQLSSIDVALLTQRGSPPRWDVLQSTLDPAASPQLVEQWLLARETQATHQMSQKERHATLTLTDDGGSRLSGHLLARDMPLGREGEPQTVAVLMRSLDEATAPYRRLQWILLAFTLVAIAVFAVVSVYTARRITTPLKTLAGSARRLGQGDYEQAVPARTDDEIGELAQAFETMRLAVREREGEVRRLAFEDGLTQLPNREQFRADLRAAIQHAQARNEPCAVLMLDLDRFKHVNDVLGHRFGDRLLQEVAKRLTQEARRSNDVVARLGGDEFAMLMPSADIALALGIAQRIQRAFERPISLDDHTVDLGAGIGIACCPAHGVEADTLVSRAELAMYAAKQHQLGVKVYDAALDMSSDESLSLLSELRTAVDRDQLRLYLQPKISLATGAVLGAEALVRWQHPQRGLVPPGKFIPFAEQTGFIRVLTGWMIERSAMVLRQMNAGAPALKISVNLSTRDLLDQDLPAKMQRLIDTLALNPGSMCLEITESAIMDDPQRALQTLERLHAMGFKLSIDDFGTGYSSLAYLKRLPVDELKIDQSFVFNMERDLDDAKIVRSTIDLAHNLGLNVVAEGIETAKAWKLLQALGCDEAQGYFVAKPMPEALFADWIRDWTAPQVQAVRLDTDFSRLAL; this is encoded by the coding sequence ATGCCACTGCCGGCCTTCATGACGCCCAAGCGCCTGCAGTTCCGCATCGTCGCGCTGTTCCTGGGCCTGCTGCTGGTGGTGCAGCTGGCCAGCCTGCTGCTGATCGGCAACAGCATCAGCGTCAACGCCCGCAGCGCCGTGAACGCCGAGCTGCGCACCGCCGAGCGGGTGTTCGAGCACCTGCTGGCGCAGAACGCGGGGCGGCTCACCGATGCAGCGCGGCTGCTGGCGTCCGACTTCGGCTTCCGCGCCGCCGTGGCCAGCAACGACGGCGAGACGCTGGCCTCGGCGCTGGCCAACCAGGGCGATCGCATCGGCGCGAGCCTGGCGGTGTTCACCGATGCCCGCTTCAACCTGAAGGCCGCCACGCACGACGGCGCCGAGCGCTTCCTGCCCACGCTGCGGCAGCTGGCCACGGCCCCCGACGCCACGCAGCGCCTGGTCCTGCTGGACGGCGAGCCCTACCAGCTGGTGGCCGTGCCGGTGAAGGCGCCGCTGACGATCGGCTGGGTCGCGATGGGCTTCCGCATCGAGGCGAGCCTGCTGCAGGAGATGCAGCAGCTGTCGTCGATCGACGTCGCGCTGCTCACGCAGCGCGGCAGCCCGCCGCGCTGGGACGTGCTGCAGTCCACGCTGGACCCGGCGGCCTCGCCGCAGCTCGTCGAGCAATGGCTTCTGGCGCGCGAGACGCAGGCCACCCACCAGATGTCGCAGAAGGAGCGCCACGCCACCCTGACGCTGACCGACGACGGCGGCAGCCGACTCAGCGGCCACCTGCTGGCGCGCGACATGCCGCTGGGCCGCGAGGGCGAGCCGCAGACGGTGGCCGTGTTGATGCGCTCGCTGGACGAGGCCACCGCGCCCTACCGTCGCCTGCAGTGGATCCTGCTGGCCTTCACGCTGGTGGCGATCGCGGTGTTCGCGGTCGTCAGCGTCTACACCGCGCGCCGCATCACCACCCCGTTGAAGACACTGGCCGGCTCGGCACGCCGGCTCGGCCAGGGCGACTACGAGCAGGCTGTGCCGGCGCGCACGGACGACGAGATCGGCGAGCTGGCGCAGGCCTTCGAGACCATGCGCCTGGCGGTGCGCGAACGGGAAGGCGAGGTGCGCCGGCTGGCCTTCGAGGACGGGCTCACGCAGCTGCCGAACCGCGAGCAGTTCCGCGCCGACCTGCGAGCCGCGATCCAGCACGCACAGGCCCGCAACGAACCGTGCGCGGTGCTGATGCTCGACCTGGACCGCTTCAAGCATGTCAACGACGTGCTCGGGCACCGCTTCGGCGACCGGCTGCTGCAGGAGGTGGCCAAGCGCCTGACGCAGGAGGCACGGCGCAGCAACGACGTGGTGGCGCGCCTGGGTGGCGACGAGTTCGCGATGCTGATGCCGAGCGCCGACATCGCGCTCGCGCTCGGCATCGCGCAGCGCATCCAGCGCGCCTTCGAGCGCCCGATCTCGCTGGACGACCACACCGTCGACCTGGGTGCCGGCATCGGCATCGCCTGCTGCCCCGCGCACGGCGTCGAGGCGGACACGCTGGTCAGCCGCGCCGAGCTGGCGATGTACGCGGCCAAGCAGCACCAGCTCGGCGTGAAGGTCTACGACGCGGCTCTCGACATGAGCAGCGACGAATCGCTGTCGCTGCTGAGCGAACTGCGCACCGCGGTCGACCGCGACCAGTTGCGCCTCTACCTGCAACCCAAGATCTCGCTCGCCACCGGCGCGGTGCTCGGCGCCGAAGCGCTGGTGCGCTGGCAGCACCCGCAGCGCGGCCTGGTGCCGCCGGGCAAGTTCATACCGTTCGCCGAGCAGACCGGCTTCATCCGCGTACTGACCGGCTGGATGATCGAGCGCAGCGCGATGGTGCTGCGCCAGATGAACGCCGGTGCGCCGGCCCTGAAGATCTCGGTGAACCTGTCGACCCGCGACCTGCTCGATCAGGACCTGCCGGCCAAGATGCAGCGCCTGATCGACACCCTGGCGTTGAACCCGGGCTCGATGTGTCTCGAGATCACCGAGAGCGCGATCATGGACGACCCGCAGCGCGCCCTGCAGACGCTGGAGCGGCTGCACGCGATGGGCTTCAAGCTGTCGATCGACGACTTCGGGACCGGCTACTCCTCGCTGGCCTATCTCAAACGCCTGCCGGTCGACGAGCTGAAGATCGACCAGAGCTTTGTATTCAACATGGAGCGCGATCTCGACGACGCGAAGATCGTGCGATCCACCATCGACCTGGCGCACAACCTCGGCCTGAACGTGGTGGCCGAGGGCATCGAAACGGCCAAAGCCTGGAAGTTGCTGCAGGCGCTGGGCTGCGACGAGGCGCAAGGCTACTTCGTCGCCAAGCCGATGCCCGAGGCCCTGTTCGCCGACTGGATCCGCGACTGGACCGCACCGCAGGTGCAAGCGGTGCGGCTGGACACCGACTTCAGCCGGCTGGCGCTCTGA
- a CDS encoding methylamine utilization protein encodes MPTLLLLLAGLPAHAVPLVITVTDEEGTPLADAVVAVQVKGTPPTAPPGVSAELGQKNKRFTPAVLAVQTGTAVSFPNFDTVRHHVYSFSPTKTFELKLYAGTPAAPVVFDKPGTAVLGCNIHDAMTAYVRVVDTPYFARTDSAGRAQLELPAGDHQLQTWHALLGVDGPAPVQPLKLGSTPATAAVKLDAKAP; translated from the coding sequence TTGCCCACCCTGCTCCTGCTGCTGGCCGGCCTGCCGGCTCATGCCGTGCCGCTGGTGATCACGGTGACCGACGAAGAGGGCACGCCACTGGCCGACGCCGTGGTGGCGGTGCAGGTCAAGGGCACCCCGCCCACCGCACCCCCCGGGGTCAGCGCCGAGCTGGGCCAGAAGAACAAGCGCTTCACGCCTGCGGTGCTGGCGGTGCAGACAGGCACCGCCGTCAGCTTCCCGAACTTCGACACTGTGCGCCACCACGTCTATTCGTTCTCGCCGACCAAGACCTTCGAGCTCAAGCTCTACGCCGGCACGCCGGCCGCACCGGTGGTGTTCGACAAGCCCGGCACCGCGGTGCTCGGCTGCAACATCCATGACGCGATGACCGCCTACGTCCGGGTGGTCGACACGCCCTACTTCGCCCGCACCGACAGCGCCGGGCGCGCCCAGCTCGAGCTGCCCGCGGGCGACCACCAGCTGCAGACCTGGCACGCGCTGCTGGGTGTGGACGGGCCGGCACCGGTCCAGCCACTGAAGCTCGGCAGCACCCCCGCCACCGCCGCGGTGAAGCTGGACGCGAAGGCCCCCTGA
- the holA gene encoding DNA polymerase III subunit delta has translation MQIKPDQLDAHLKKGLRPLYTLHGDEPLLALEASDAIRAAARDAGHTEREVHHVAGAHFDWSSLLGAASSMSLFAEAKIVEIRIPSGKPGKDGSQALQHYCEHLPEGVVTLVTLPRLDRQQSGSAWFGALESAGVTLRLDPVERQALPQWIAQRLAAQNQRVAADEEGQRTLAFFADRVEGNLLAAQQELTKLGLLYPAGELSFEQVEAAVLNVARYSVFKLGEAVLAGQVSRVLRMLDGLRAEGEAAVLVHWTLAEDIRALRRCKDAVAAGKPLPMALRENRIWGLKERLFERALPRLGDGTIDHLIEAAHVCDGLVKGLKHPQWPQDPWIGLQRLALQLAGSMQAAQLPRGTPSQRLVLQA, from the coding sequence ATGCAGATCAAGCCCGACCAGCTCGATGCGCATCTGAAGAAGGGCCTGCGTCCGCTGTACACGCTGCACGGCGACGAGCCGCTGCTGGCGCTGGAGGCGAGCGACGCCATCCGCGCCGCGGCGCGCGATGCCGGGCACACCGAGCGCGAGGTCCATCATGTCGCCGGCGCGCACTTCGACTGGAGTTCGCTGCTCGGCGCGGCCAGCTCGATGAGCCTGTTCGCCGAGGCCAAGATCGTCGAGATCCGCATCCCGTCGGGCAAGCCGGGCAAGGACGGGTCGCAGGCGCTCCAGCACTATTGCGAACACCTGCCCGAGGGCGTGGTGACGCTGGTCACGCTGCCGCGGCTGGACCGCCAGCAGTCGGGCAGTGCCTGGTTCGGCGCGCTGGAATCGGCCGGCGTGACGCTGCGCCTCGACCCGGTGGAACGTCAGGCGCTGCCGCAGTGGATCGCGCAGCGCCTCGCGGCGCAGAACCAGCGCGTCGCCGCCGACGAGGAGGGGCAGCGCACGCTGGCTTTCTTTGCCGACCGGGTCGAGGGCAACCTGCTGGCGGCCCAGCAGGAGCTCACCAAGCTCGGCCTGCTGTACCCGGCCGGCGAACTGAGCTTCGAACAGGTCGAGGCGGCGGTGCTGAATGTGGCGCGCTACAGCGTCTTCAAGCTCGGTGAGGCGGTGCTGGCCGGCCAGGTCTCGCGCGTGCTGCGCATGCTCGACGGCCTGCGCGCCGAGGGCGAAGCTGCCGTGCTGGTGCACTGGACGCTGGCCGAGGACATCCGTGCATTGCGGCGCTGCAAGGACGCCGTCGCGGCCGGCAAGCCGCTGCCGATGGCGCTGCGCGAGAACCGCATCTGGGGCCTCAAGGAGCGCCTCTTCGAGCGCGCGCTGCCCCGGCTCGGCGACGGCACGATCGACCACCTGATCGAGGCCGCCCATGTCTGTGACGGCCTGGTCAAGGGTCTGAAGCACCCGCAGTGGCCGCAGGACCCCTGGATCGGCCTGCAGCGGCTGGCGCTGCAGCTGGCGGGATCGATGCAGGCGGCCCAGCTGCCGCGCGGCACCCCGTCGCAGCGGCTCGTGCTGCAGGCCTGA
- a CDS encoding LPS-assembly lipoprotein LptE: MSPLHRRTTLKAALALSALALSGCGFQLRRPPKLSFSTVQLVGFPQRSPFTEQLRRSIEASGTTRVVESPAQAQVVLEALEDVRDKSVAAQTAAGQVREFTLRTRLRFRLRTPGGRLLIRDTELLLSRDMSYNETNALAKEQEEAMLYRGMQSDIVDQVMRQLAAVPAP; this comes from the coding sequence ATGTCGCCTCTGCACCGTCGCACCACGCTGAAGGCCGCGCTCGCGCTGTCGGCCCTTGCTTTGTCCGGCTGCGGTTTCCAGCTGCGCCGCCCGCCGAAACTGAGCTTCTCGACGGTGCAGCTGGTCGGCTTCCCGCAGCGCTCGCCGTTCACCGAGCAATTGCGGCGCAGCATCGAGGCCAGCGGCACGACGCGCGTGGTCGAGTCGCCGGCCCAGGCCCAGGTGGTGCTCGAGGCGCTGGAGGACGTGCGCGACAAGTCGGTCGCCGCACAGACCGCCGCCGGGCAGGTGCGCGAGTTCACGCTGCGCACGCGGCTGCGCTTTCGCCTGCGCACGCCGGGCGGGCGGCTGCTGATCCGCGACACCGAGTTGCTGCTGAGCCGCGACATGAGCTACAACGAGACCAACGCACTCGCCAAGGAACAGGAAGAGGCCATGCTCTACCGCGGCATGCAGAGCGACATCGTCGACCAGGTGATGCGCCAGCTCGCCGCCGTGCCGGCCCCTTAG
- the leuS gene encoding leucine--tRNA ligase: protein MSTPHPAPASAYEPGAIEAAAHAHWTARDAHRVVEDTSRPKFYACSMLPYPSGKLHMGHVRNYTINDMMARYLRMKGYNVLMPMGWDAFGLPAENAAIDKKVAPAQWTRDNIADMKSQMQPLGLAFDWSREVATCDPDYYKWNQWFFLKLLEKGIAYKKTQVVNWDPVDQTVLANEQVIDGRGWRSGAPVERREIPGYYLAITQYADELLANVADPASPGFLHGWPERVRLMQEHWIGKSAGVRFAFPHEIRDADGTLVGDGLMHVFTTRADTIMGVTFCAVAPEHPLATHAAASDPDLAAFIETCKAGGTTEAELATKDKEGRPTGLFVKHPLSGAPVPVWVGNYVLMGYGDGAVMGVPAHDERDFAFAKKYGIDILQVVHVDGEHFSYDHWQDWYADKQRGVTINSGNLSGLSYPVAVDAVAAALAAQGLGDKKTTWRLRDWGISRQRYWGTPIPIIHCTGSGPGSDNPGCGDVPVPEQDLPVLLPEDLIPDGSGNPLNKSAAFLNVACPKCGAPAKRETDTMDTFVDSSWYYMRYCCPDSDAAMVDSRNDYWMPMDQYIGGIEHAVLHLLYARFWTKAMRDCGLVKFDEPFTKLFTQGMLLNESYYREDASGKKRWFYPSEVEVQFDDKGHPVGAIAREDGQPVQLGGIEKMSKSKNNVVEPRDIIAKFGADTARLFTMFAGPPDQSAAWSDSGAEGSFRYLRRLWAFATKQREAVQAAGTDFADASRAAIDLRRDVHLLLRQVSHDYDRLQYNTVVSGAMKLLNALESAALADTAADRAALREGLGILLRALYPAAPHIAHALWQDLGYAAAHGDLLDAPWPAVDEQALVQDEIELVLQVNGKLRGALKVPASADRAAIEAAALASPELAKFAEGRTPKKVVVVPGRLVNVVV, encoded by the coding sequence ATGAGCACCCCGCATCCAGCCCCCGCCTCCGCTTACGAACCCGGCGCGATCGAAGCCGCCGCCCACGCGCACTGGACTGCGCGCGACGCGCACCGCGTCGTCGAGGACACGAGCCGCCCGAAGTTCTACGCCTGCTCGATGCTGCCCTACCCCAGCGGCAAGCTGCACATGGGCCACGTGCGCAACTACACCATCAACGACATGATGGCGCGCTACCTGCGCATGAAGGGCTACAACGTCCTGATGCCGATGGGCTGGGACGCCTTCGGCCTGCCGGCGGAGAACGCGGCGATCGACAAGAAGGTGGCGCCGGCGCAGTGGACGCGCGACAACATCGCCGACATGAAGTCGCAGATGCAACCGCTCGGGCTGGCCTTCGACTGGTCGCGCGAGGTCGCCACCTGCGACCCGGATTACTACAAGTGGAATCAGTGGTTCTTCCTGAAGCTGCTCGAGAAGGGCATCGCCTACAAGAAGACACAGGTCGTGAACTGGGACCCGGTCGACCAGACCGTGCTCGCCAACGAACAGGTGATCGACGGCCGCGGCTGGCGCAGCGGCGCCCCGGTGGAACGGCGCGAGATCCCGGGCTACTACCTCGCGATCACGCAGTACGCCGACGAACTGCTGGCCAACGTCGCCGACCCGGCCAGCCCCGGCTTCCTGCACGGCTGGCCCGAGCGCGTGCGGCTGATGCAGGAGCACTGGATCGGCAAGAGCGCCGGCGTGCGCTTCGCCTTCCCGCACGAGATCCGCGACGCCGACGGCACGTTGGTCGGCGACGGCCTGATGCACGTCTTCACGACGCGTGCCGACACCATCATGGGCGTGACCTTCTGCGCGGTCGCACCCGAGCACCCGCTGGCGACGCATGCCGCTGCCTCGGACCCGGACCTCGCCGCCTTCATCGAAACCTGCAAGGCCGGCGGCACGACCGAGGCCGAACTGGCCACCAAGGACAAGGAAGGCCGGCCGACCGGCTTGTTCGTGAAGCATCCGCTGAGCGGCGCGCCGGTGCCGGTGTGGGTCGGCAACTACGTGCTGATGGGCTACGGCGACGGCGCCGTGATGGGCGTGCCGGCCCACGACGAGCGTGATTTCGCGTTCGCCAAGAAGTACGGCATCGACATCTTGCAGGTGGTGCACGTCGACGGCGAACACTTCAGCTACGACCACTGGCAGGACTGGTATGCCGACAAGCAGCGCGGCGTGACCATCAACTCCGGCAACCTGAGCGGACTGAGCTACCCGGTGGCGGTCGACGCGGTGGCCGCGGCGCTGGCCGCTCAGGGCCTGGGCGACAAGAAGACCACCTGGCGCCTGCGCGACTGGGGCATCAGCCGCCAGCGCTACTGGGGTACGCCGATCCCCATCATCCATTGCACCGGATCGGGACCGGGGTCCGACAACCCCGGGTGCGGCGACGTGCCGGTGCCCGAGCAGGACCTGCCGGTGCTGCTGCCCGAGGACCTGATCCCCGACGGCTCGGGCAACCCGCTGAACAAGAGCGCCGCCTTCCTGAACGTGGCCTGCCCGAAGTGCGGCGCCCCGGCCAAGCGCGAGACGGACACGATGGACACCTTCGTCGATTCGTCGTGGTACTACATGCGCTATTGCTGCCCCGACAGCGACGCGGCGATGGTCGACTCGCGCAACGACTACTGGATGCCGATGGACCAGTACATCGGCGGCATCGAGCACGCGGTGCTGCACCTGCTGTACGCGCGCTTCTGGACCAAGGCGATGCGCGACTGCGGGCTGGTCAAGTTCGACGAGCCGTTCACGAAGCTCTTCACCCAGGGCATGCTGCTCAACGAGTCCTATTACCGCGAGGACGCCTCGGGCAAGAAGCGCTGGTTCTACCCCAGCGAAGTGGAGGTGCAGTTCGACGACAAGGGCCATCCGGTCGGTGCGATCGCGCGCGAGGACGGCCAGCCGGTGCAGCTGGGCGGCATCGAGAAGATGTCGAAGTCGAAGAACAACGTGGTCGAGCCGCGCGACATCATCGCGAAGTTCGGCGCCGACACGGCGCGCCTGTTCACGATGTTCGCCGGCCCGCCGGACCAGAGCGCCGCGTGGTCGGACTCGGGTGCCGAGGGCAGCTTCCGCTATCTGCGCCGGCTGTGGGCCTTCGCGACGAAGCAGCGCGAGGCCGTGCAGGCCGCCGGCACCGACTTCGCCGACGCCTCGCGCGCCGCCATCGACCTGCGGCGCGACGTGCATCTGCTGCTGCGCCAGGTGAGCCACGACTACGACCGCCTGCAGTACAACACTGTCGTCTCCGGCGCGATGAAGCTGCTCAATGCGCTGGAAAGCGCCGCGCTCGCCGACACCGCCGCCGACCGCGCGGCGCTGCGCGAGGGCCTGGGCATCCTGTTGCGTGCGCTCTACCCCGCCGCGCCGCACATCGCGCACGCGCTGTGGCAGGACCTCGGCTACGCCGCGGCCCACGGCGACCTGCTCGACGCGCCCTGGCCGGCGGTCGACGAACAGGCGCTGGTGCAGGACGAGATCGAGCTGGTGCTGCAGGTCAACGGCAAGCTGCGCGGTGCGCTGAAGGTGCCCGCGTCGGCCGACCGGGCGGCGATCGAGGCCGCTGCGCTGGCCAGCCCCGAGCTCGCGAAGTTCGCCGAGGGCCGCACGCCGAAGAAGGTGGTGGTGGTGCCCGGCCGGCTGGTCAACGTGGTGGTGTGA
- a CDS encoding ExbD/TolR family protein, which produces MAFGRLERTALPQPMSDINMTPLIDVMLVLLVIFMISAPLMTSSLRLDLPRADTATPSDTPSFVSVALTPDGALHLGDEALADAAFDARIREAARRQPGLEVQLRADQSVPYGRVAALIGRLQSAGLNRIAFVAQPTEAASPSSN; this is translated from the coding sequence ATGGCCTTCGGTCGCCTGGAGCGCACCGCGCTGCCGCAGCCGATGAGCGACATCAACATGACGCCGCTGATCGACGTGATGCTGGTGCTGCTGGTGATCTTCATGATCAGTGCCCCGCTGATGACCTCGAGCCTGCGCCTCGACCTGCCCCGGGCCGATACCGCAACGCCCAGCGACACGCCCAGCTTCGTCAGCGTCGCGCTCACGCCCGACGGCGCACTCCATTTAGGCGACGAGGCCCTGGCCGACGCCGCCTTCGACGCCCGCATCCGCGAAGCCGCCCGGCGCCAGCCCGGTCTGGAGGTGCAGTTGCGCGCCGACCAGTCCGTGCCCTACGGCCGCGTGGCCGCGCTGATCGGCCGACTGCAGAGCGCCGGCCTCAACCGCATCGCCTTCGTCGCGCAACCCACCGAGGCCGCGTCGCCTTCCTCGAACTGA
- a CDS encoding MotA/TolQ/ExbB proton channel family protein, with translation MHFWSEGDAITRLVAALLLLMSVSAWVLIFWKSWLLRRVRADLARAVPAFWAAPDLAAARTQLQIFDREAALVPLLDAGLQSARGGTLEAAGARASQLTRRLRDALHGVLMQLQFGQVLLASIGATAPFIGLFGTVWGIYHALLGIAAAGNLSIDRISGPVGEALVMTAAGLAVAIPAVLAYNVFGKLVGACEAELEGFAHDLREMLLDDASAPRPGTERG, from the coding sequence GTGCACTTCTGGTCCGAGGGTGACGCGATCACCCGCCTCGTCGCCGCGCTGCTGTTGCTGATGTCGGTCAGCGCGTGGGTGCTGATCTTCTGGAAGTCCTGGCTGCTGCGCCGGGTGCGTGCCGACCTCGCGCGCGCCGTCCCGGCGTTCTGGGCCGCGCCCGATCTGGCGGCAGCCCGCACGCAGTTGCAGATTTTCGATCGCGAGGCGGCGCTGGTGCCCCTGCTCGACGCCGGGCTGCAGTCCGCCCGCGGTGGCACGCTCGAGGCCGCCGGCGCGCGCGCCTCGCAGCTCACGCGCCGCCTGCGCGACGCCTTGCACGGCGTGCTGATGCAACTGCAGTTCGGCCAGGTGCTGCTCGCGTCGATCGGCGCGACGGCGCCCTTCATCGGCCTGTTCGGCACCGTCTGGGGCATCTACCACGCGCTGCTCGGCATCGCCGCGGCCGGCAACCTGAGCATCGACCGCATCTCCGGCCCGGTCGGCGAGGCCCTGGTCATGACGGCCGCTGGCCTCGCGGTCGCGATCCCCGCGGTGCTGGCCTACAACGTGTTCGGCAAGCTGGTCGGCGCCTGCGAGGCCGAACTCGAGGGCTTCGCTCACGACCTGCGCGAGATGCTGCTCGACGACGCCTCGGCGCCCCGCCCGGGCACCGAGCGAGGCTGA
- the dapB gene encoding 4-hydroxy-tetrahydrodipicolinate reductase: MKAVAAAERRRIAIAGASGRMGHMLIEAVLASDDCVLAGALDRPDSPQLGQDAAGFLGQRSGVMITDDLRTGLANAQVLIDFTRPEGTLAHLQACRELGVQLVIGTTGFDEAGKARISEAAQHIAIVMAPNMSVGVNVVLQLLATAAKALSQGYDIEIIEAHHRHKVDAPSGTALKMGEVVADALGRDLKSCAVYGREGVTGERDPSTIGFATVRGGDIVGDHTVLFAGTGERIEITHKSSSRATYAQGSLRAVRFLADQQRGLYGMEAVLGLVAT; the protein is encoded by the coding sequence GTGAAGGCGGTGGCCGCGGCTGAACGGCGCCGCATCGCGATCGCCGGTGCGTCGGGCCGCATGGGCCACATGCTGATCGAGGCCGTGCTGGCCTCGGACGACTGCGTGCTGGCGGGCGCGCTCGACCGGCCCGACAGCCCCCAGCTCGGGCAGGATGCCGCCGGTTTCCTCGGCCAGCGCAGCGGCGTGATGATCACCGACGACCTGCGTACCGGGCTCGCGAACGCCCAGGTCCTGATCGACTTCACGCGCCCCGAGGGCACGCTGGCCCACCTGCAGGCCTGCCGCGAGCTCGGCGTGCAGCTGGTGATCGGCACCACCGGTTTCGACGAGGCCGGCAAGGCTCGCATCTCCGAGGCCGCGCAGCACATCGCCATCGTGATGGCGCCCAACATGAGCGTGGGCGTGAATGTGGTTCTGCAGCTGCTGGCCACCGCTGCCAAGGCACTGAGCCAGGGCTACGACATCGAGATCATCGAGGCCCACCACCGCCACAAGGTCGACGCCCCCAGCGGCACCGCGCTGAAGATGGGCGAAGTGGTGGCCGACGCGCTGGGCCGCGATCTGAAGTCCTGCGCGGTCTACGGTCGCGAGGGCGTCACCGGTGAACGCGATCCGTCGACGATCGGCTTCGCCACCGTGCGCGGCGGCGACATCGTCGGCGATCACACCGTGCTGTTCGCCGGCACTGGCGAGCGCATCGAGATCACGCACAAGTCCAGCAGTCGCGCCACCTATGCCCAGGGCAGCCTGCGCGCGGTGCGTTTCCTCGCCGACCAGCAGCGCGGCCTCTACGGCATGGAGGCCGTTCTGGGCCTCGTGGCGACGTGA